The Canis lupus dingo isolate Sandy chromosome 4, ASM325472v2, whole genome shotgun sequence genome contains a region encoding:
- the LOC112651867 gene encoding ubiquitin-conjugating enzyme E2 N-like yields the protein MAGLPRRIIKEPQRLLAEPVPGIKAEPDESNARYFHVVIAGPQDSPFEGGTFKLELFLPEEYPMAAPKVCFMTKIYHPNIDKLGRICLDILKDKWSPTLQICTVLLSIQALLSAPNPDDPLANDVAEQWKTNEAQAIETARAWTRLYAMNNI from the coding sequence ATGGCGGGGTTGCCCCGCAGGATTATCAAGGAACCCCAGCGTTTGCTGGCAGAACCAGTTCCTGGCATTAAAGCAGAACCAGATGAGAGCAATGCCCGTTATTTTCATGTGGTCATTGCTGGCCCCCAGGATTCCCCCTTTGAGGGAGGGACTTTTAAACTTGAACTATTCCTTCCAGAAGAATACCCAATGGCAGCCCCTAAAGTATGTTTCATGACCAAAATTTATCATCCTAATATAGACAAGTTGGGAAGAAtatgtttagatattttgaaagataagtgGTCCCCAACACTGCAGATCTGCACAGTTCTGCTATCGATACAGGCTTTGTTAAGTGCTCCCAATCCAGATGATCCATTAGCAAATGATGTAGCGGAGCAGTGGAAGACCAACGAAGCCCAAGCCATAGAAACAGCTAGAGCATGGACTAGGCTATATGccatgaataatatttaa